From the genome of Candidatus Defluviilinea proxima:
ATAAAAATATAAAACAACCTATTGCATATGAAATGAATATATCTATACAGAGATAAACATGGACAAACCCAACCTTATAAACGCTAGGCCTACTATTTCTTGGCGAAGGATGCGCTCCACTCTAATCCCATTTTTAGCATCTTTAATTTTTATAGTTGGCAATTTTTGGGTAAAAGACAGGTGTTCAATTTTAGATTGTGAGCCTGCAGATTGGAAAACAATCCAGGAATTTGTTGTGAAAAACTCAGGGTCTTGGATGACAGAATATCGTTTAGATTATTTAATGGCATCTCCAAAAGTAAATAACGGGGAAATTATAGGGAAAACGAACTACGCTGTCTATTATGTTTCTACAAAAACAGAAACTACAGCTAATAAAACGAACTATCCAACAAAATCAATGTTTTTTGACGACATGAATCTATGGGGTTACAAATCAGCACTTGATATTCCCAACGGGAATTTACCGCCAAGTGAAAATCTTGAAAAACTTAATCACGTTCTTGTAGACCCAGAAGCCGCAATAAAATTGACTTGGAATTTAGCAAAGACGGCATTTGGACAATTAGAAGAAACTCCGTTATTACAGTTAACTTTTGACAATGAAAAATACAGAATCGAGTCTGTTTGGGAAGTTACTTATTTCAAAGACGACAATAATCAAATTCATTATTGGGTAGATGCTCAAAGCGGTAAAATTCTTGAAAGCAAATAATTTACGCAAAGAACAATAGTTGTTGAATAAACCTATCAAGGAGTTCACTTTGAAAATCATCGCATGCATCAAACAAGTCCCAGACTCGGAGGCGAAGGTTAGAGCCGATAACGGACAAGTCACATGGGGGGAGGCGCCGCTGGTTATCAACCCGTTCGACGAGTATGCGGTTGAAGGCGCGCTTCAGCAGAAGGAAGCCAATGACGGAAGCACGGTCACTGCCTTGTGCATCGGACCCGAGTCCGCAAAGGATGCGCTCAAGCACGCGCTCGCCATGGGCGCGGATGAAGCTATCCTTGTTTCAGACCCTGCATTGAATGAACTCGATACGGTCGGCGCGGCGCGAGTCCTTGCCTCGGCGATCCAAAAAATCGGTGGCGTATACATGGTCGTGTTCGGACGTCAGACACTCGACAACGGCGCAGGTATCACACCCGCGCAAACGGCAAGAGTCCTCGGGTGGGGAATGCTTGGGTTGGCTGGGCAGATCAAAGTCCAGGATGGAAGCGTGCATGTTGAAAGAGTCATTGAAGAGGGCAGACAAAACGTCAGCGCAAAATTACCTGTCGTCGTAAGCGTCGTCCAAAGCATTGGCGAGCCGCGCTACCCATCGTTCATGGGCATCCGCAAAGCGTCGAAGGCGAACATCCCCACATGGACGTTGAGCGATCTCGGCATTGATGCTCCAGCGACGATCATCAAACGGGCAGAACTCGCCAACCCGCCCGAACGCAAAACCGCGGTCGAGATCATCACAGGCGACACACCCGAAGCCATCGCCGAAACGCTCGTTGAAAAAATCCTTGCGGAGAAAGTGCTATGAAAACGCTTGTCTACATTGACCACTTCAAGGGTGAGGTTCAGCCTGCTTCGTGGGAGGCGCTTGGGCTTGGAAAAAGTTTGGGCTCGGTGAGCGCGGTTGTGTTTGGTGTGAACGTGGATGCGATTGCAAAAGCCGCATTTGAACATGGCGCCGATGAAGTCTTCGTCGCGAATGATCCTTCGCTGGAAGATTATCGCGCTGAACCGTATGCATCCACACTCTCGGCGCTCGCTTCTTCTTCGACGCCCGACCTGATCCTGTTTCCGACAACGGCTCGAACCCGTGAGCTTGCCGCCATGTCTGCCGTGGACTTGTCCACAGGCGTGTTGACCGACATCACAGGTCTCGAAAAGAACGGCGACTCGTTGATTGCAACTCGTCCCATCTACGAAGGCAAAGTGATGGAGAAATCCATCTGCTCTGGCAAACCTGTCATGGCAACGATTCGTCCCCGTGCCTTCCCCAAACCCGAACCTGATTCAAGCAAATCAGGCACAGCTACAAAAGTCGAAGTGAAATCTGATGCGTTGACAACTGTCGAGGGTTACGCTCAATCTGAAAGCGCAGTCAACCTTGGCGACGCAGGTGTCA
Proteins encoded in this window:
- a CDS encoding electron transfer flavoprotein subunit beta/FixA family protein; translation: MKIIACIKQVPDSEAKVRADNGQVTWGEAPLVINPFDEYAVEGALQQKEANDGSTVTALCIGPESAKDALKHALAMGADEAILVSDPALNELDTVGAARVLASAIQKIGGVYMVVFGRQTLDNGAGITPAQTARVLGWGMLGLAGQIKVQDGSVHVERVIEEGRQNVSAKLPVVVSVVQSIGEPRYPSFMGIRKASKANIPTWTLSDLGIDAPATIIKRAELANPPERKTAVEIITGDTPEAIAETLVEKILAEKVL
- a CDS encoding electron transfer flavoprotein subunit alpha/FixB family protein codes for the protein MKTLVYIDHFKGEVQPASWEALGLGKSLGSVSAVVFGVNVDAIAKAAFEHGADEVFVANDPSLEDYRAEPYASTLSALASSSTPDLILFPTTARTRELAAMSAVDLSTGVLTDITGLEKNGDSLIATRPIYEGKVMEKSICSGKPVMATIRPRAFPKPEPDSSKSGTATKVEVKSDALTTVEGYAQSESAVNLGDAGVIVSGGRGVSNNPSLVPPAGMDEKEAEIWRAHQGFTLIGELANVLNGAVGASRAAVDGGYIPYSHQVGQTGKVVTPDLYIACGISGAIQHLVGMRNAKVIVAINKDADAPIFTQARYGVVGDLFKIVPALTTEFKKKLGK
- a CDS encoding PepSY domain-containing protein is translated as MDKPNLINARPTISWRRMRSTLIPFLASLIFIVGNFWVKDRCSILDCEPADWKTIQEFVVKNSGSWMTEYRLDYLMASPKVNNGEIIGKTNYAVYYVSTKTETTANKTNYPTKSMFFDDMNLWGYKSALDIPNGNLPPSENLEKLNHVLVDPEAAIKLTWNLAKTAFGQLEETPLLQLTFDNEKYRIESVWEVTYFKDDNNQIHYWVDAQSGKILESK